Sequence from the Qingrenia yutianensis genome:
GGCTGTCGATTTTGATTGACGTTTTAAATCCCGAAATTATTGTTATCGGCTCGGTTTTCAAGCGTGCGTACGGTCTTTTGGCGGACGAGATGCAAAAAGTTCTCGAAAAAGAGGCGCTTTCGTATTCGCTGGACGTTTGCAAAATTGTGCCGGCTGAATTTGACGAAAACCTGGGCGACCTTGCCGCGCTCGCGGCGGCGCTTGACAAATAGACAAACATAAGAGAAAGGACAGATGTTATGAAAAATGAATTTTACGAAAGATACCCTATGCTTAAAGAAAACGAGGATAAAATCGAGAAAGTTATCGAGGCGATTATAAATACATACAACAGCGGCGGAACAGTGCTTTTGTGCGGAAACGGCGGTTCAGAGAGCGACTGTGACCACATTGTGGGCGAATTTATGAAAGGTTTTATGCTCAAAAGACCGTTTAAGGGCGAGGACAGGAACGCGATTGTGAAAGCGTTCGGCACGGAGGACGCGGTGAAAAATTTTCAGTACGCGGTGCCTGCCATTTCGCTTCCGTCACTTTCGGCGGTTAACACGGCGTTTATCAACGACGTTGCGCCCGATTTTGTGTATGCACAGCTTATGTACGGCTACGGCAAAAAAGGTGACGTTGCGATAGGAATTTCGACGTCGGGCAACTCGAAAAACGTGGTTAACGCGCTTATCGCGGCAAAGGCAAAAGGAATGTTCACCGTTGCGCTCACGGGCGCAAAACCCAACCGTTCGGAGGAAATCGCCGACGTTTCAATAAAAGTGTGTGAAACCGAAACGTATAAGGTTCAGGAGTTGCATTTGCCGACGTATCATTATATTTGCGCCGAGGTTGAGCGACGTTTGTTTGAGTAAAAAAATTTGTGTTTGTTTGGGCAAAATTCACGAAATAAATATGTACGGGACGATGCCTGCATCGTCCCGTACAACAAAAATCACATATGTTATAATATAAAATTTAACAACACAAAAACCGCTTAAAACGTATGTTTTAAGCGGTTTTACACATCATAAAATAAATTTTAACCGTATAACGGAAAAATTACTTCATCATACTTGCAACTTCGTCAGCGAAATTTTCTTCTTTCTTTTCAAGACCCTCGCCTTTTTCAAATCTAACGAAATCAACAAGTTTAATGCCTTTTTCTGCAAGGTATTTTTCAACTTTGTAGTTGGAATCTTTAACAAATTCCTGCTGATTTAAGCAGTTGAGCTCATAGAATTTGTTAACCTTGCCTGTGAGCATTTTTTCAAGAATGTTTTCGGGTTTGCCGGCATTCTTGGGATCTTCTTTCATCTGCGCAAGAATGATATGCTTTTCTTTTTCAAGGTCTTCAGCCGGAACTGTTGTCTTGTCAAGATAAAGCGGATTCATAGCGGCAATCTGCATTGCAGCGTCTTTAGCGGCAGCTTTTGCGTCGTCTGTGAGGTCGCCCTCAACTTTAACCATAACGCCTATTCTGCCCTCGCCGTGGATATAAGTTACAACGTTTCCTTCAAAACGTGCAAATCTTCTGATTTTCATATTCTCGCCGATTGTGAGGATTTTCTCGCGGAGTTCCTCCTCAACAGTCTTTGTATCGTCGAATTTGAGAGCGTTAAGAGCCTCAAGGTCAGCAGGATTGCTGTCTGCAACAATTTTTGCAAGAGCGCCTACAAACGCTTTAAAATCAGCGTTTTTGCCGACAAAGTCGGTTTCGGAGTTAACCTCGATAATAGCGCCCACGGAAGCGTCGTCGCTTGTGTACGAGCTTACAATACCTTCAGCGGCAATTCTGCCTGCTTTTTTTGTAGCCGCCGCAAGACCTTTTTCTCTCAAAAGCTCCATAGCTTTTTCCATATCGCCGTCAGACTCGGTAAGCGCTTTTTTGCAGTCCATCATACCGCAGCCTGTTTTTTCTCTTAATTCTTTAACGTCTTTAGCTGTAAACATTAAAATTTCTCCTTTCGCAATCCGATATTATTCTTCAGCCGCTTCTTCTTTTTCAGCCTCGGGAGCGAGCTGTTCGCCCTGTCTGCCCTCGATAACCGCGTTAGCGATTGTAGCAGTGATAAGTTTTACGGCTCTGATTGCGTCGTCGTTGCCGGGGATTACATAGTCAACTTCGTCGGGATCGCAGTTTGTATCAACGATAGCAACAACGGGGATACCGAGTTTTTTAGCCTCCGCAACCGCGATTTTCTCTTTTCTCGGGTCAACGATAAAGAGCGCGCCGGGGAGTTTTTTCATATCTTTAATACCGCCGAGGTATTTGTCGAGTTTTTCGATTTCAAGGTTTAATTTGATAACTTCTTTTTTGGGAAGAAGGTCAAATGTGCCGTCCTCCTCCATTTTGCGGAGCTGATTTAATCTTTCAATTCTCTGCTTGATGGTTTTGAAGTTTGTCATCATACCGCCGAGCCATCTTGCGTTAACGTAGTACATACCTACTCTTTCGGCTTCTTCTTTAATAGAATCCTGCGCCTGTTTTTTAGTACCTACGAACAAAATGTCCTGACCGCTTTCTGCGACTTCTTTAACAAACGCATAAGCTTCTTCGATTTTTTTAACGGTTTTCTGAAGATTGATGATGTAGATACCGTTTCTTTCGGTGTAGATGTACTCTGCCATCTTCGGGTTCCATCTTCTCGTCTGGTGACCGAAGTGAACACCTGCTTCGAGAAGCTGTTTCATAGAAATTACTGACATTATAAAATTCCTCCTTTTGTTGTACCTCCGCACAAAATATCAGCCCTGACAAACAAGGCCACACGATTGGAATTTTTTGTGCGTGCGTAATCGTACGGATAATATGTTACCACAAATTACATCAAAAATCAAGAGTTTTTTTAAATTTTTTCAAACCGCAAAACACACAGGATTTTCACCGTGCCGATTTTCCTTTTTATGACGGGAATTTTACGCATCTTATGCTTTTATTTTACATATTTTTACAATTTCCGAGCATTCGGGGGTTATGTAAACCTCAAACTTTTCAACAGATAAATTATGCAAAATTTATGTAAAACTGTGGATAACTTATGTTTAAACCTCAAAATAAGGCTTGTTTTTGTGGATAACTTTGTGGATATGTGGATTATTTGCCTGATTTTATTCAAATATTACATTTGTGTTTCAAGAATTTGCGCATAAAAATTATGTCACCTTTCCGTCAATTCCGATTTCAAAATTTTTATCGCAAAACTGTTGATTTTTGACGCGATTTTTACTATACTGTTCATATCGGCTCAAAATTTTTAATAAAATTTACTGAAAATATTAAAAATGAGGGCGGATTTATGGAATTTATAAAAAGATATTTCAAGCATTTTTGTTTTGCGTTTATTGTGCTTATCGGGCTTTCTGCGGTGATTTTCAATCCCGTCGGACGGCTTGACGCAGACACCGACGCAGGACGGATTAAATTTATTGAAAAATACGGCTGGAAAGTGGAAAAAGTGCCGTATTTATGCGAAAAAGTGCAAATTCCCGTAACGTTTGACAGCGCGCTTGAAAATTATGCGCAAATTCAAAAAAGGTCGGGATTTGACCTTTCAAAGTACCGCGGTGCGGTTGCCGAGCGCTGGTCCTACCGCGTTTTAAACCACGCCGGCGACGAAAAATATGCCTATGCAAATGTTTTTGTGTATCAGGGCAAAATTATAGCCGCGGACATCGTAAGCCCGAAAATCGACGGGTTTATCACGTCGGTAAACGACACCGAATACATTAAAAAGGAGTAAAAAATGCGTCTGGACAAATTTCTGGCGGACTGCGGACAGGGCAGCCGAAAGGACATAAAAAAGATGATTACAAACGGTCTTGTGACGCTTGACGGCGCGGTTTGCAAATCGGCGCAGACGGCGGTTGACGAAAACAGCGACGTTGCGCTTTGCGGAAAAAAGATTGTTTACGAAAAATTTATCTATCTTATGATGAACAAACCGCAGGGATACATCAGCGCAACCGAAGATACGCGCAAAAAGACGGTTTTGGACCTTTTGGGCGATGAATACAAATACTTTTCGCTTTTTCCCGCGGGCAGGCTAGACATCGACACCGAGGGTTTTTTGCTCCTCACCAACGACGGAAATTTTGCGCACAATATTCTCTCGCCCAAAAAGCACGTGGACAAGACGTATTTTGCGAAAATCGACGGGCAAATCACCGATGAACACATAAAAATGTTTGCGGACGGGATTGTACTTGACGACGGCTACAAAACGCTCCCGTCGCGTCTTAAAATTTTAAAATCGGACGAAAATTCGAGCGAAATCGAAATTACCGTCCGCGAGGGCAAATTTCATCAAATAAAGCGTATGTTTGATGCCGTCGGCACGCACGTTGCGTATCTCAAACGCATTGCAATGGGCGGTCTTTATCTTGACGAAAGCCTTGGAAAAGGCGAAGTGAAAAAGCTTACAAAAGAAGAAACCGAAAAAATTACCGGAGGACAAAATGGACATAATCAAAACGCTTTGCAGTGAATTAAACATAAAAAAGGAGCAGGCGGAAAACACAATAAAACTGCTCGACGAGGGTAACACAATCGCGTTTATAGCGCGTTACCGAAAAGAAGTGACAGGCTCTTTGGACGACAAAATTCTGCGCACATTTTACGACCGTCTTAACTATCTTCGGTCGTTTAACGAGCGCAGTGACGAGATTATCCGACTCATAACCGAACAGGGCAAAATGACGGACGAAATTCTCACTGCCGTAAACAACGCGAAAATTTTGCAGGAACTTGAGGACATTTACCGTCCGTATAAGCAGAAAAAGCGCACAAGGGCGACAATCGCAAAAGAAAAAGGGCTTGAACCGCTTGCAAATATCATACTTCTTCAAAAGGAAAATTCGGGCGATTTAAACGAAATTGCGTCGCCGTTTATAAATCCCGAAAAGGGTACGGAAAGCGCGGAGGAGGCGATTTCGGGCGCGTGTGACATCATTGCCGAAATGCTGTCCGACAACGCGGACTGCCGAAAATTTATACGTAATTTCACACAGCGCGAGGGTATTCTGCGCACAAAAAATACAAAGGACGAAGACTCGGTTTACCGTATGTATTACGACTTTTCCGAACCGCTCAAAAAGGTTGCCGACCACCGCATTTTAGCCATAAACCGCGGTGAAAAAGAGGAATTTTTAAGCGTGTCCGTTGAGGTTGACGAGGACAAAATTTTTGCGCGCCTTGAAAAGGAAATTATCAAAAACGAAAATTCGATATACACCGATATTTTGAAAGAAACGGTGCGCGACGCATACAAGCGTCTTATCGCGCCGTCAATCGAGCGCGAGGTGAGGGGATTTTTCACCGAAAACGCGTCGGAAAACGCAATAAAACTGTTTTCAAAAAATCTGGACAGGCTCCTTATGCAGCCGCCGATTAAGGGCAAAACCGTTCTCGGCGTTGACCCCGGATACAGGACAGGCTGTAAGGTCGCTGTTATCGACAAAACGGGAAAGGTGTGCGACACCGGCATAATTTTCTGCACACTTGCGCATCACGATAAGGAAAAATCAAAAAAATACGTGCTTTCGCTCATTGAAAAATACGGCGTTGACCTCATTGCAATCGGCAACGGAACCGCGTCGAAAGAGAGCGAAATGTTCATTGCCGACGTTATAAAAGATGCGGACAGGAAAGTTTATTACCTTATTGTCAACGAGGCGGGCGCGTCGGTTTATTCCGCGTCGAAAGAGGGCGAGGAGGAGTTTCCCGATTTCACGGTTGAACAGCGCAGTGCGGTGTCAATCGCACGCCGCTGCCAGGACCCTCTGGTGGAATTTGTCAAAATCGACCCGAAATCAATCGGCGTGGGACAGTATCAGCACGATATGAACCAAAAACGCTTGAAAGAGGCACTCACGGGCGTTGTGGAAAACTGCGTTAACACCGTCGGCGTTGACCTTAACACCGCATCGTATGCGCTTTTGAGCTACGTTTCGGGCATAAATCAGACAGCGGCGAAAAATATCGTTAAATACCGCGAGGAAAACGGCGAATTTTCGTCGCGCAAAGAACTTTTGAAAGTTGACAAGATCGGGCCGAAAGCATTTTTGCAGTGCGCAGGATTTCTGCGCATTCCCGACGGCGGTGAAATTCTCGACAACACGGGCGTTCACCCCGAATCGTACAAAGCGGCGCGCGCACTTTTGAAAACGCTCGGCTACACCGAAAGCGACGTTGCAAACCGCGCGGTCGGCGACATTAAAGAGCGTATGAAAACCATTGATTTACAGCATTTCTGCGCAGACAACAACGTCGGCGAAATCACCGTTTCGGACATTGCCGATTCGCTTTTAAAGCCGGGCAGAGACGTCCGCGACACATTGCCGAAACCGCTTTTGCTCACCGACGTTTTGAGCATTTCCGACCTTAAAGAAGGTATGATTTTGACCGGCACGGTGCGCAATGTCACCGACTTCGGCGCGTTTGTTGACATCGGCGTTCACCAGGACGGACTTGTGCACATTTCGCAAATCTGCGACCGCTACATCAAAAACCCCACCGAGGTGCTATCGGTCGGCGACATTGTGAAAGTCAAGGTTTTGGAGGCGGACGAGGCGAAAAAGCGCATTTCGCTGTCTATAAAAGAAGCGAAATAGTGTAGCATATGCACAATAATCACAAAAAACAAGCAACGGTTTTTTGCGTTTTCACCAAAAATATTGACAAGTAAAAATCGGCAATATCCAACATAACCAAACAGGGTGCCGAAAATCGCTTTAACCGTTGTGCAAAACCCACTAAAGGCGCGGTGCAAAGGGCAAAAATTTGCCTTAAAAACAGCCTTTTTATGCAATGTTGCTAAATATCTTTTCGGATTTTTGTGCAATTACCTAATTCCATTAAATTGAAATTTGTGGTATCATATTACCGTAAACTGATATAGTGTATTTAAATGCAAAAAATTTTTTTGCAATATAAAATAACTGCCACGGTTGCAAATAATTCATCACACGGGAGGTAATAAAATGGCAAGTCTTAAATTGGATCACATTTATAAAAAATACGCAGGCGGCGTTGTTGCCGTTTCAGATTTCTGCCTCGAAATTGCCGACAAAGAATTTATCGTTCTTGTTGGACCTTCGGGCTGCGGTAAATCCACAACATTGAGAATGATTGCAGGTCTTGAAGAAATTTCGGAAGGTGAACTTTACATAGGCGACAAGCTTATGAACGACGTCGCTCCGAAAGACAGAGATATTGCAATGGTTTTCCAGAACTACGCTTTGTATCCGCATATGACGGTTTACGAAAATATGGCGTTCGGTCTTAAGCTCCGCAAAACACCGAAAGACGAAATTAACAGACGTGTTACCGAAGCTGCAAAAATCCTCGATATCGAACATCTTCTCGACAGAAAGCCGAAGGCTCTCTCAGGCGGACAGAGACAGAGGGTTGCGCTCGGCCGTGCTATCGTTCGTGAGCCTAAAGTATTCCTTATGGACGAACCGCTCTCCAACCTCGACGCGAAACTTCGTGTTCAGATGAGAACGGAAATCGGCAAACTGCATCACAGATTGCAGACAACATTTATCTATGTAACCCACGACCAGACAGAGGCTATGACAATGGGTTCGAGAATTGTTGTTATGAAAGACGGTCTTATGCAGCAGGTTGATTCGCCGATTAACCTTTACAACTATCCTTGCAATATGTTCGTTGCAGGCTTTATCGGAAGCCCGCAGATGAACTTTATCGACGCAGAGGTTGTTTCTAAAGACGGCGGAATTTATCTTACATTCGGCGACCACAGCGTTAAGCTTGAAGAAACAAAAGCTAAAGCTGTTGAAGAAAAAGGCTATGTCGGCAAAACAGTTGTTATGGGCATCCGCCCCGAAGATTTGCACGACGAAGAAGCATTTATCTCGATTGCTAAAGACTGCGTAGTTAAAGCAAACGTAGACCTTACAGAGGTTATGGGTGCTGAAACATATCTGTACCTTACAATCGCAGGAACACCGTTCGTTGCAAGAGTAAGCCCCAGAAGCACAGCACAGAAAGATGACGTTATCGACATCGCGTTCGACGCGCATAAGATACACGTATTCGACAAGGAAACACAGCTTACAATCGTTAACTGATAAACAAGCGTTGTGTTATTAAAACCAACGGAACAGCGTGAGCATCGTTCTATTACAAACATTAAAATCAAAACCTCGGTCATACGGCCGAGGTTTTTTCGTTCTTATGTGTTTTGATAATTATGCAGAAATGTGTCCATTTCTGCAATATATAATTCTATCATAAAATATTGTAGGGGACGATGCGCACATCGTCCCGTTTTGTTTTACGAAATCTATGTTGTATATCGAAATCTATGTTTGTATATTTATAACCTTATGTTTTGCGGTTTATGTTTGCATAACATTGCGGAAATTTTTGTTTTGTATGGATTTTATATATGCGGGACGATGTGGGCATCGTCCCCTGCAATGTAAATTGCACATTTCTCACAAATCGAAATTTAATCATTAAACAATATAATGATTGATATACGAGGGAATGTTTGCAAATACGCAAATAAACACGTACGGTAAATAAGCGCAAAATAAACAAACACGCGGTGCAATAAATAAACATACAAAAAAAGAACCGCTCGAAATGAGCGGTTCTTTTAATTTGCTTATATTTAACTCTGTTAAGAATTAAAGGTCAGCGTCGTCAGCTTTTACAACTGTGTCAGCTGTTTTAACTTCATCTTTGATTTCAGCGCCTACAGTGCCACCAGCAACAACTTTAACTTTGAATGTCAAAGTTTTTATATCTTTGCCATCAACTTTAACTGCAATCTTGTAAACTTTTACAGTTGCATCTGTGTTAGTTGTATCTTCCACAGCATCGCCAAATGTAATACCAGTTGTAACTTCTTTAGCATCTTCATCGTTTACTTTTTTTGTTACTTTGATAGCAGCTTTCGCAGCATCAACATCATCGTAAGTTTTGTCTTCGATTGTTGCATCATAAACGATTTTGTCTTCGCCGCCGAACAATTTAGCGGGTTTAGCCTGTGCTTTACCGTCGAACGAGATGATATCGATCTCATCATCTTCGTATGTTCTGATAAGAACGTAGTAAGCAGCATCTTTGTCAGCATCGTATTTGTCTATATCGCCGTATGTGTAAGAACCAATCGAGAGCGATGTGTTCTTTGCATTACCTGTAACTGTGTACTGGTTAGCTTTAGAAACTGTGAACTGGTCACCGTTCTTGTCAGCTTTGTAGCCTTTGCCTGCAACAGCAGCAGTTACACCAACTGTAACAGTAGCGTCGTTCGATGTCTTATCCATAATGTAACCAAGATAGAATGCGTCACCGTCTTTAACGCTTACTTTGTCACCGTCAGCAGTGTAGTTTTTAGCGAATTTAGCATTGAATGCAAATGTCTTTGTGTTGTTGCTTGCAACAGTTGTCTGACCAACTACTGCGTATTTAGAAACAAGACCTTCTGCATTTGCAGTATACATAAATACTGTACCGATTGCGAAATCTTCAGGAGCTACATCACTGTATTTCTGTGTATACTCATCATCATCGAAGATAAGTTCAACTTTTTCGCCGTCTTTGTATGCAACAACTTTAGTTACTTCTTTGTCGTCAACCATTGTGTCTCTCTTAGATTCAACGATTGCAAGACCTGCGCCGTCTTCAAATACAGCGTCAGCTGCAACGATTGCAACTGCACCGTAATATCCGTCATCATCTTTGTTGTAAAGAAGTGCGGTGTAATCATTATCGTCAACGAAGTAAGATACATCGCTTACTTTTGTGCTCGACGGATTGTCGAAGTCTACATCAAAGATAACTGCATCGTCAGCCAAGAGGTATTTACCAAGTTTCTGACCGTTAGCTTTGTATGTTTCTTTTGTAGCAGTTGTGCTTGCAATACCGAAATCTACATCTTCAGTTGTAACTTTGTCTGTAGAAGCAGGTGTTACTTCAACGATTTCATTGCTCGAGTTGAGTTTGAAAGTGATAAGTCTCTTTGCAACTTCAGCTGAACGATTAGCTTCAGTGATCTCATCAAGCTCATCTGTGAAAGCATCATTAAAGCTGTTTCTGATTTCTTTCGATGTAGACAATACATCTTTCCAAGTTGTTTTTTCGAGGCTCGATACCAAATCGGAAGAAGCTTTGTCTTTTGTATTTTCTTTGATGTATTTGCCTGTGTTCGGGTTAACAAATCTTACAGAAGAAGCGAAGTCATATGTAACCTCTTTGCCTTCTTTTGTCATAATTGTAACCTGAGGAGCAGTAGATTTGTTAGAAGATGTGTAAGCCGAGAGGATTAAGCCATAGTTGTCAGATGTAAGTTTGTCACCCTCAAAACCTACGATATCACCGTTGATACCAATGTAGAAAGTACCTTCAGCCTGAAGATCGATTTTGCTCTTGTTGTATATACCAGCATCGCCTGTAGCAACATCATAGTCTTTACCGTCAACGCTGATTGTAAGGTCAGAACCGTCTGCGTCGTACTCTTTAACTGCGCCTGTTACAGTGCTGTCTTTAAGAACAACGATATCCAAAGCTTCATAGTTAGCTTTTGCATAGTTAAGTTTCGGTCTTACTGCTTTCTCATCTTTAGAAGTGATGAGCAATGCGAGAACGTCGCCGTTAGCGATGTCTGTCATTTCAAGTGCTTTACCGTTTGCATCTTTGATAGAAACGATAGCGTCGTCGTTGTCGATATCAAGGTCAATCTTTGTGCCCTGGAGCGTTTCGATAATACCTTTCTTTTCGTCAACTTTGTCAGCAATCAAGTGCATATACTCGGAAACTTTAACGATATCATATTTGTTATCGTTATCCCAGTCAATGAACTCAACTGTTGCAGAAACGTCAGATGTCAAAGCAGTAAGGTCAGCAATGTTGTTGTTCCAAGCTGCAACGTAGTTACCGTTGAGGTTAACTTTTGTGCCGTCACCGCTTGTAACGCCGTCTTTGTAGTATCTGATGTACGGTTTTGCTTTATCACCCTTTGTCAAATCTTTTTCTGTGTCGTTAAGATCACCAGCTTTGATTACGAGTGTGTTTGTGTTGTCACCGTCGATTTCAGCAGCCTGAACAGTCCATTTGCCCGATACTTTAGAAACGTAAAGGATAACAGATGTAGCAACTAAATCTTCAGCGTCTGTAAGACCAGCCTCAAATGTGTGGTTTCTAACTGTCTGATTGTCGTTTTTGAAAGCAAGTGCGCTTTCGGGGCAATCATAGTCGTCGTCCATTGCAAAGTAGATTTTGCCGGCGTCTGTTTTGTTATTAGAACCGCTGTAGTCTACTTTAGAGTTAGCAAGGATTGTACCGCCTAATTTGTAGATACCCATTTTTGTCAAGAGAGTAGATTTGTCATGGTCATCATTTTTCTTCATGATTTCGTAAGAGATTTCTGTACCGAAACCAACCTGCTCCATAACGGGGATATCAAGTGCGTTGTAAGTCATTGTAGCAACAATGTTTCTTGCAGCGCCTGTGCCCTGTGCAGCGCCGGATACACCGTCAAGAAGACCAATCTGCGAAGCAACTGCGATATAACCTGTGGGGTAACCGCCTTTAGATGTTGCCATCGGCTCATAGCCTAATGCGCAAACGAGCATTTTAACAGCTTCTTCGTATTTAACTGCGTCGTCGGGACCGAAGTTGCCGTCGCCGTAGCCTTTAACGATACCGTACTGGTTAGCCATTTTTATGTAGCCTGTTGCCCAGTGATCAGCAGCGTCTGTGAAGTCGCATTTTCCTGTTGCAGAACCTTCAATACCTAAAAGTCTGCAAACGATTACAGCATATTCTGCTCTTGTGATTGTAGCATCGGGATTAAAGTTGCCGTTGTCGTCACCTTTAAAGAATCCCATTGCTGCGAGTGTTTCGATTGCACTTGCATAATCAGCGTCATCTGCAACGTCCGGGAAAGAACCTGCAAAAGCAACTGTGGAGAGCATCATAGCGAATACTACAACAAGTGCCAAAACCTTTTTGAGATTTTTCATAGTCTCAAATCCTCCTTATAAAATATTTGTTTTGAAAGAGATTAACTTAAGTCGTGCTTAAGCCGCCTCTTTCATTTACAGCTTAATCACTTTATCGGAAAAGGATCTTCATATACATTCAAAATACATTTAATATGTACTTAAAGGCACACTAAAGACACCTTCACCAAGCTTGTGTTCATTATAGCACCCGTTTAAAATGCCGTCAAGAACAATTTATTGTTGTAACAAAAATGTAAAAATAGCGAAATATTAGTTACATTTTTGATAAACACTTTGTAACATTTCTATTATTTTTTACGCTTTTTTAAGCTATTTTTATTTATTTTTCACTGCCGCCTCGATAAAGCTTGCAAAGAGCGGGTGAGGTTTGTTCGGTCTGGACTTAAACTCGGGGTGGAACTGCACTCCGATATGCCATTTATTCTGCGGAAGCTCAACTATTTCGACAAGTTTTTCGTCGGGCGAAAGTCCCGAAATAAGCATACCGCCGTTTTTGAAGTCCTCACGGAACGCATTGCCGAACTCATAGCGGTGGCGGTGGCGCTCGTAGATTAAATCTTCATTATATAATGCACGGCATTTT
This genomic interval carries:
- a CDS encoding S-layer homology domain-containing protein, with translation MKNLKKVLALVVVFAMMLSTVAFAGSFPDVADDADYASAIETLAAMGFFKGDDNGNFNPDATITRAEYAVIVCRLLGIEGSATGKCDFTDAADHWATGYIKMANQYGIVKGYGDGNFGPDDAVKYEEAVKMLVCALGYEPMATSKGGYPTGYIAVASQIGLLDGVSGAAQGTGAARNIVATMTYNALDIPVMEQVGFGTEISYEIMKKNDDHDKSTLLTKMGIYKLGGTILANSKVDYSGSNNKTDAGKIYFAMDDDYDCPESALAFKNDNQTVRNHTFEAGLTDAEDLVATSVILYVSKVSGKWTVQAAEIDGDNTNTLVIKAGDLNDTEKDLTKGDKAKPYIRYYKDGVTSGDGTKVNLNGNYVAAWNNNIADLTALTSDVSATVEFIDWDNDNKYDIVKVSEYMHLIADKVDEKKGIIETLQGTKIDLDIDNDDAIVSIKDANGKALEMTDIANGDVLALLITSKDEKAVRPKLNYAKANYEALDIVVLKDSTVTGAVKEYDADGSDLTISVDGKDYDVATGDAGIYNKSKIDLQAEGTFYIGINGDIVGFEGDKLTSDNYGLILSAYTSSNKSTAPQVTIMTKEGKEVTYDFASSVRFVNPNTGKYIKENTKDKASSDLVSSLEKTTWKDVLSTSKEIRNSFNDAFTDELDEITEANRSAEVAKRLITFKLNSSNEIVEVTPASTDKVTTEDVDFGIASTTATKETYKANGQKLGKYLLADDAVIFDVDFDNPSSTKVSDVSYFVDDNDYTALLYNKDDDGYYGAVAIVAADAVFEDGAGLAIVESKRDTMVDDKEVTKVVAYKDGEKVELIFDDDEYTQKYSDVAPEDFAIGTVFMYTANAEGLVSKYAVVGQTTVASNNTKTFAFNAKFAKNYTADGDKVSVKDGDAFYLGYIMDKTSNDATVTVGVTAAVAGKGYKADKNGDQFTVSKANQYTVTGNAKNTSLSIGSYTYGDIDKYDADKDAAYYVLIRTYEDDEIDIISFDGKAQAKPAKLFGGEDKIVYDATIEDKTYDDVDAAKAAIKVTKKVNDEDAKEVTTGITFGDAVEDTTNTDATVKVYKIAVKVDGKDIKTLTFKVKVVAGGTVGAEIKDEVKTADTVVKADDADL